The following are encoded together in the Thalassomonas haliotis genome:
- the atpD gene encoding F0F1 ATP synthase subunit beta: MSTGKVVQIIGAVVDVEFPQDAVPQVYDALNVTEGDLSGLVLEVQQQLGGGVVRAIAMGSSDGLRRGLNVVNTGESIKVPVGVETLGRIMNVLGEPIDEAGPIGEQDRWSIHREAPAYAEQAVSNELLETGIKVIDLVCPFAKGGKVGLFGGAGVGKTVNMMELIRNIAIEHSGYSVFAGVGERTREGNDFYHEMNDSNVLDKVSLVYGQMNEPPGNRLRVAMTGLTMAEKFRDEGRDVLFFVDNIYRYTLAGTEVSALLGRMPSAVGYQPTLAEEMGILQERITSTNKGSITSIQAVYVPADDLTDPSPATTFAHLDATVVLSRSIAELGIYPAIDPLDSTSRQLDPLVVGAEHYEVARGVQSVLQRYKELKDIIAILGMDELSEEDKQTVSRARKIQRFLSQPFFVAEVFTGSPGKYVSLKDTIAGFKGILAGEFDELPEQAFYMVGSIEEAAEKAKSM; this comes from the coding sequence ATGAGTACAGGTAAAGTCGTCCAAATCATTGGCGCAGTTGTGGATGTTGAATTTCCACAAGATGCTGTACCTCAGGTATATGACGCATTAAATGTAACTGAAGGTGACCTTTCAGGTTTAGTACTTGAAGTACAACAGCAGCTTGGTGGCGGTGTTGTACGTGCAATTGCTATGGGTTCATCTGACGGTTTGCGTCGTGGTCTGAATGTAGTAAATACAGGCGAATCTATTAAAGTTCCAGTTGGTGTAGAGACCTTAGGTCGCATCATGAACGTTTTAGGTGAGCCAATTGATGAAGCGGGTCCTATCGGCGAACAAGACAGATGGTCTATTCACCGTGAAGCGCCTGCTTATGCTGAGCAAGCAGTATCAAACGAATTATTAGAAACAGGTATCAAAGTAATCGATCTGGTTTGTCCATTCGCTAAGGGTGGTAAAGTTGGCTTGTTCGGTGGTGCCGGTGTTGGTAAAACCGTTAACATGATGGAGCTTATCCGTAACATCGCAATCGAACACAGTGGTTACTCTGTATTCGCCGGTGTTGGTGAGCGTACTCGTGAAGGTAACGATTTCTACCACGAAATGAACGACTCTAACGTACTTGATAAAGTATCGTTAGTTTACGGCCAGATGAACGAGCCTCCGGGAAACCGTTTACGTGTTGCGATGACCGGTCTTACTATGGCGGAAAAATTCCGTGATGAAGGCCGTGATGTATTATTCTTCGTGGATAACATCTACCGTTACACACTTGCGGGTACCGAAGTATCTGCACTACTAGGTCGTATGCCGTCTGCGGTAGGTTACCAGCCGACTCTGGCTGAAGAAATGGGTATCCTTCAGGAACGTATTACTTCAACCAACAAAGGTTCAATCACTTCAATCCAAGCGGTATACGTACCTGCGGATGACTTGACCGATCCTAGCCCGGCAACAACCTTTGCTCACTTGGATGCAACCGTTGTACTTTCACGTTCAATTGCTGAATTGGGTATCTACCCGGCGATCGACCCGTTAGATTCAACTTCTCGCCAGCTTGACCCGTTAGTGGTTGGTGCTGAGCACTATGAAGTTGCTCGTGGCGTTCAGTCGGTATTGCAACGTTATAAGGAACTTAAAGATATCATCGCTATCTTGGGTATGGATGAGCTTTCTGAAGAAGATAAGCAAACCGTATCACGTGCGCGTAAGATCCAACGTTTCTTATCACAGCCGTTCTTCGTTGCTGAAGTATTCACTGGTTCTCCAGGTAAGTACGTATCGCTTAAAGACACTATTGCTGGCTTTAAAGGTATTCTTGCCGGTGAATTCGATGAATTACCTGAGCAAGCTTTCTACATGGTTGGTTCTATTGAAGAAGCAGCTGAAAAAGCCAAAAGCATGTAA
- the atpG gene encoding F0F1 ATP synthase subunit gamma has translation MAGGKEIKSKIASVKNTQKITNAMEMVAASKMRKAQDGMAASRPYAENIRNVIGHIALGNLEYRHPYLEEREVKRVGYIVVSTDRGLCGGLNINLFKKVLADAAKWQQQDAEVEFAVVGSKATSFFNNMGAKVSAQISGLGDNPSITDLIGSVKVMLNAYDNGEIDKLYVVYNKFVNTMTQKPTIDQLLPLPKSDDEEIKHRWDYIYEPDAQAMLEQLLVRYVESQVYQGVVENLACEQAARMIAMKSATDNAGELIDDLQLVYNKARQASITQELGEIVAGAAAV, from the coding sequence ATGGCCGGTGGTAAAGAGATAAAATCTAAGATCGCGAGTGTTAAAAACACTCAGAAGATCACCAATGCTATGGAAATGGTTGCAGCCAGTAAGATGCGCAAAGCGCAAGACGGCATGGCTGCCTCTCGTCCATATGCAGAAAATATACGTAACGTGATCGGTCATATCGCGCTTGGTAACTTAGAATATCGCCATCCTTATTTGGAAGAGCGTGAAGTCAAGCGTGTAGGCTATATCGTCGTGTCAACAGACCGTGGTCTGTGTGGTGGCTTAAACATTAACCTGTTTAAGAAAGTTTTAGCTGATGCTGCAAAATGGCAGCAACAAGACGCCGAAGTTGAATTTGCGGTAGTTGGCTCTAAAGCCACCTCGTTTTTCAACAACATGGGCGCTAAAGTTTCCGCACAAATTTCCGGTTTAGGCGACAACCCTTCCATTACTGACCTTATCGGCAGTGTGAAAGTGATGTTAAACGCCTATGACAATGGTGAAATCGACAAACTCTATGTTGTTTACAACAAGTTTGTTAACACCATGACGCAAAAGCCGACAATCGATCAACTTTTACCGTTACCGAAGTCAGACGATGAAGAAATAAAACATCGTTGGGATTACATTTACGAGCCCGATGCCCAAGCCATGCTTGAGCAGTTATTGGTGCGTTATGTGGAATCTCAGGTATACCAAGGCGTGGTTGAAAACCTCGCATGTGAACAAGCCGCCCGTATGATTGCAATGAAATCTGCAACCGATAACGCCGGTGAGCTAATTGATGATTTACAGCTGGTATACAACAAAGCACGTCAGGCAAGCATTACCCAGGAATTGGGTGAGATTGTAGCCGGTGCGGCAGCGGTATAA
- the atpA gene encoding F0F1 ATP synthase subunit alpha, whose amino-acid sequence MQLNSTEIAELIKKRIEQFDVVSEARNEGTIVSVTDGIIRIHGLADVMQGEMIELPGSRYAIALNLDRDSVGAVVMGPYADLAEGVKVKGTGRILEVPVGRGLLGRVVNTLGEPIDGKGPIENDGFSPVEVVAPGVIDRKSVDQPVQTGIKSIDSMIPIGRGQRELIIGDRQIGKSAIALDAIINQKDTGIKCVYVAIGQKASTVANVVRNLEEHGALANTIVVVASASEAAALQYLAPYSGCSMGEYFRDRGEDSLIVYDDLSKQAVAYRQISLLLRRPPGREAYPGDVFYLHSRLLERAARVNEEYVERFTKGEVKGKTGSLTALPIIETQAGDVSAFVPTNVISITDGQIFLEADLFNSGIRPAVNAGLSVSRVGGAAQTKIIKKLGGGIRLALAQYRELAAFAQFASDLDDATRAQLEHGQRVTELMKQKQYSPLSVADTAVSLFAAEKGFLNDVELNKINDFEAALHTYVNNENAELMAKINETGNYDKDIEAGLAKALESFKATQTW is encoded by the coding sequence ATGCAACTGAATTCCACTGAAATCGCCGAACTGATCAAAAAACGTATTGAACAGTTTGACGTTGTCAGCGAAGCTCGCAACGAAGGTACTATCGTTTCTGTAACAGATGGTATCATTCGCATCCATGGCCTTGCCGATGTAATGCAAGGTGAAATGATCGAACTTCCTGGTAGCCGCTACGCTATCGCGTTAAACCTTGACCGTGATTCGGTCGGTGCGGTAGTTATGGGTCCTTATGCGGACCTGGCTGAAGGCGTAAAAGTTAAAGGTACTGGCCGTATTTTGGAAGTACCTGTAGGTCGTGGTTTATTAGGCCGCGTAGTTAACACTCTTGGTGAGCCAATTGACGGCAAAGGACCTATCGAAAATGATGGTTTCTCTCCTGTTGAAGTGGTAGCCCCAGGTGTTATCGACCGTAAATCTGTTGATCAACCGGTACAAACGGGTATTAAGTCAATTGACTCTATGATCCCAATCGGTCGTGGTCAGCGTGAATTGATCATTGGTGACCGTCAAATCGGTAAATCTGCCATTGCGTTAGATGCCATTATCAACCAAAAAGACACAGGTATTAAATGTGTATACGTAGCCATCGGTCAGAAAGCTTCTACCGTAGCTAACGTGGTACGTAACCTTGAAGAGCACGGTGCTCTGGCCAACACTATTGTTGTTGTTGCTTCTGCTTCAGAAGCCGCAGCCCTGCAATACTTAGCGCCTTACTCCGGTTGTTCTATGGGTGAATACTTCCGTGACCGTGGTGAAGACTCGTTGATCGTATATGATGATTTGTCTAAGCAAGCTGTTGCTTACCGTCAAATTTCATTGCTTCTTCGTCGTCCGCCGGGACGTGAAGCTTACCCAGGTGACGTTTTCTATCTTCACAGTCGTCTGCTTGAGCGTGCTGCTCGTGTAAACGAAGAGTATGTTGAGCGTTTCACTAAAGGTGAAGTAAAAGGTAAGACAGGTTCTTTAACCGCCCTGCCTATCATTGAAACGCAAGCGGGTGACGTATCTGCATTCGTACCAACTAACGTAATTTCGATCACCGATGGTCAGATCTTCCTTGAAGCTGACTTGTTTAACTCAGGTATTCGTCCTGCTGTTAACGCCGGTCTTTCGGTATCTCGTGTTGGTGGTGCTGCGCAAACCAAAATCATCAAGAAACTTGGTGGTGGTATCCGTTTAGCACTTGCTCAATACCGTGAATTAGCGGCCTTTGCCCAGTTCGCTTCCGATCTTGATGACGCTACTCGTGCCCAGTTAGAGCATGGTCAGCGCGTTACTGAATTGATGAAGCAAAAGCAATACAGCCCGTTATCTGTTGCTGATACAGCAGTATCACTTTTCGCTGCTGAGAAAGGTTTCTTAAACGACGTAGAGCTTAACAAAATCAATGATTTTGAAGCGGCGTTGCATACCTATGTCAACAACGAAAATGCCGAGTTGATGGCTAAGATCAACGAAACTGGTAACTACGATAAAGATATCGAAGCAGGACTAGCGAAAGCACTTGAGTCATTCAAGGCTACGCAAACCTGGTAA
- the atpH gene encoding F0F1 ATP synthase subunit delta: MSELTTVARPYAKAAFEYAVEANAVENWLTMLVFAAEVSNNEDMAGFLSGSASVEQTQDLFLKVCDDQLDSNGQNFIKVMAENKRLLVLPQVAAQFSELKAEYEKTVAVDVTSAVELTAEQMTTLSAALEKRLARKVKLNCNVDASIVSGLVIKADDMVIDGSVRGKLSRLATTMQS, translated from the coding sequence ATGTCTGAATTGACAACTGTCGCTCGTCCCTATGCTAAAGCTGCGTTTGAATATGCTGTTGAAGCTAATGCGGTAGAAAACTGGCTAACCATGCTGGTATTTGCCGCCGAAGTTTCTAATAACGAAGATATGGCAGGTTTCCTTTCAGGAAGCGCGTCGGTTGAACAAACCCAGGACCTGTTCCTGAAAGTTTGTGACGACCAGCTCGACAGCAACGGACAAAACTTTATTAAAGTGATGGCCGAAAACAAACGTTTGTTGGTGCTACCACAGGTTGCGGCTCAATTTAGCGAATTAAAAGCTGAATATGAGAAAACCGTCGCTGTGGATGTAACGTCTGCCGTTGAATTAACGGCAGAGCAGATGACTACATTAAGCGCCGCGCTTGAAAAGCGTTTGGCTCGAAAAGTAAAGCTCAATTGTAACGTTGATGCAAGTATCGTGTCCGGTCTGGTGATTAAAGCCGACGACATGGTAATAGATGGTTCAGTACGAGGTAAACTGAGCCGCTTAGCAACAACGATGCAATCTTAA
- the atpF gene encoding F0F1 ATP synthase subunit B codes for MNINMTLIGELIAFVVFVIFCMKFVWPPIMTAIEDRQKTIADGLAASDRAAKDLELAQEKATAQLKDAKSQAAGIIDAAKKRETQIVEEATVKAQTEKAKIIAAGHAEIETERNQAKEELRQQVAVLAVAGAEKILERSIDAAAHSDILDKLVAEL; via the coding sequence ATGAACATTAATATGACCCTTATCGGTGAATTAATCGCATTTGTCGTATTCGTAATTTTCTGTATGAAGTTCGTATGGCCGCCAATTATGACTGCCATTGAAGATCGTCAGAAAACTATTGCTGACGGCCTTGCCGCTTCAGACCGTGCTGCTAAAGATCTTGAGCTTGCTCAAGAAAAAGCCACGGCTCAACTGAAAGACGCAAAATCTCAAGCTGCTGGTATTATCGATGCTGCTAAGAAACGCGAAACTCAAATAGTTGAAGAAGCGACGGTTAAAGCACAGACCGAAAAAGCGAAAATTATCGCTGCCGGTCATGCCGAGATTGAAACTGAGCGTAACCAGGCTAAAGAAGAATTGCGTCAACAAGTCGCTGTTCTTGCCGTAGCCGGTGCCGAGAAAATTCTCGAGCGTTCAATTGATGCCGCTGCTCACAGCGACATTTTAGATAAACTTGTAGCTGAACTATAG
- the atpE gene encoding F0F1 ATP synthase subunit C, whose amino-acid sequence MLYIAVALLIGLGALGTAIGFGLLGGKFLESAARQPELAPQLQVKMFIVAGLIDAIAMIGVAIGLYMLFVLS is encoded by the coding sequence ATGTTATATATCGCTGTTGCGTTACTAATCGGTCTTGGTGCTTTAGGTACTGCGATTGGTTTTGGTTTACTAGGTGGTAAGTTCCTTGAGTCTGCTGCTCGTCAACCTGAATTAGCACCACAACTTCAAGTTAAAATGTTCATCGTAGCGGGTCTTATCGATGCTATCGCGATGATCGGTGTTGCTATCGGCCTTTACATGTTATTCGTGCTTTCTTAA
- the atpB gene encoding F0F1 ATP synthase subunit A yields MSAGAELTSQEYIKHHLANLTVGEGFWAVHLDTLGWSVFLGLLFLFIFRSVAKKATTGVPGKLQCAVELIVGFVDDSVKSTFHGKNPLIAPLALTIFVWVMLMNAMDWVPVDLLPALISFVTGMDLADIYMKPVPTTDPNMTFALALGVFILVIYYSVKVKGLGGFIKELTTQPFGHWSLYPVNFILESVTMLARPLSLALRLFGNLYAGELIFLLIATIGLFQLPVHFLWAAFHLLVIPLQAFIFMMLTIVYLSLAHEDH; encoded by the coding sequence ATGTCTGCAGGTGCTGAATTAACCAGCCAAGAATATATTAAACACCATTTGGCCAATTTAACGGTTGGTGAAGGCTTTTGGGCCGTTCACTTAGATACGTTAGGCTGGTCGGTGTTTCTTGGTCTGCTTTTTCTTTTCATTTTCCGCTCCGTTGCTAAAAAAGCAACTACCGGCGTACCGGGGAAACTGCAATGTGCAGTTGAACTTATCGTTGGTTTCGTTGACGACAGCGTGAAAAGTACTTTCCACGGCAAAAACCCGTTAATCGCGCCGTTAGCATTAACGATTTTTGTTTGGGTGATGCTGATGAACGCCATGGACTGGGTGCCGGTAGATTTATTACCTGCTCTTATCAGTTTTGTGACCGGTATGGACCTGGCCGATATCTACATGAAGCCGGTACCAACCACCGATCCTAATATGACCTTCGCCCTGGCGCTTGGCGTATTCATCCTGGTTATTTATTATTCCGTCAAGGTCAAAGGCCTTGGTGGTTTCATCAAAGAATTAACTACCCAGCCTTTTGGCCACTGGTCGTTATACCCGGTGAACTTCATTCTTGAAAGTGTCACCATGTTGGCTCGTCCACTGTCGTTAGCGTTACGTTTGTTCGGTAACCTATATGCCGGTGAGCTGATCTTCTTGCTGATTGCGACAATTGGCTTGTTCCAGTTGCCAGTACATTTCTTATGGGCTGCTTTCCACTTGTTGGTTATCCCATTACAGGCGTTTATCTTCATGATGCTGACCATAGTTTACTTAAGCTTAGCTCACGAAGATCACTAA
- a CDS encoding ATP synthase subunit I, whose protein sequence is MTTSGRNDLVKPGRRLAYQQIGISIFLVVTCALVAYFCWGLSYAISALTGGAIGIIPNFIFAWKAFRFSGASVSKLVVESFYSGVKLKLVLTALLFALAFKFMIILPIPFFGTFCLVMVMPLLAPVFLKI, encoded by the coding sequence GTGACCACATCCGGTAGAAATGATCTGGTAAAACCGGGACGTAGGCTGGCATATCAGCAGATAGGCATCTCCATTTTCCTGGTCGTAACTTGTGCGTTAGTAGCATATTTTTGTTGGGGGTTATCCTATGCGATATCCGCTTTAACCGGCGGTGCCATCGGGATAATCCCTAATTTTATATTCGCCTGGAAAGCCTTTAGGTTCTCCGGAGCCAGCGTCTCTAAATTGGTTGTTGAATCTTTTTACAGCGGCGTGAAGTTAAAACTGGTATTGACGGCGCTGTTATTCGCCCTGGCATTTAAATTTATGATCATTTTGCCAATACCGTTTTTTGGCACATTTTGCCTGGTAATGGTAATGCCGTTACTGGCACCGGTTTTTTTGAAAATTTAA